Within bacterium, the genomic segment CGGGGTAGAATCGAAGCAGAGATCGGCGTGATGTTCGGCAAGAAGAAGCAGCGAACGGAGAGTGTCCTGGTTCTCGGACTGGGCGGGATCGGCTCCTACCTCGGGAAGAGGCTCGTGCACGAAGGGTATGCGGTCACGGTCATCGAGAACGACCGGGAGCCGCTCCACCAGGCAGACGGGAAGCTCGACGCCAGGCTGATCAAGGGAGACGCGATGAGCGTCGCCTGCTGGCAGGAGGCAGACGCCGAGAATATGGACCTCCTGATCGCCGTCACCGA encodes:
- a CDS encoding Trk system potassium transporter TrkA — its product is MFGKKKQRTESVLVLGLGGIGSYLGKRLVHEGYAVTVIENDREPLHQADGKLDARLIKGDAMSVACWQEADAENMDLLIAVTDNDAVNMVASMIGHRFGIRRKIARVRSLEFSDREGSFSDRDLHADLLIHPEEIAAQEIDRLVEAT